The uncultured Bacteroides sp. DNA segment GTTTCGTTTCATCAGAATATTTATTAACATACCTGAGAAAATCTGCCTGCGGGTCTTTCTCCAAAACATCATAAATAGAATCCATCAAAAATTGCGCACCTCTAAGTTCTTGAGCAGAGGCGTTTTGAGGAAGATATTTAAAGATCTGCGCAACCAAAACCTGTCCTGCACGCGAGTTCTTCTTCATCTTTTCATATACCTGATTCGCATATTCATCTTCAGCTATTTCATCAGTAAGATACGACTTAGCCAACTGACGACGGTAACCTCCTAACTCATCTCGAAAAGCACGAGTCGTGTCGATTCTAGCTGCTTCGGCTGCTGCTACTTTTAGCTTAAAATCAACAAAAAGCGCTACGTATTCATCTATTTTCTTATGCTCACCCCCACTAAAATTCTTGTTTTTATTATAACTATATTCAAATTCAGAACGAGTTATGTCTTTATTTTTAATTCGCATCAACACAGGATCTTGCTGCCCCATGGCATATATACTTAAAAGACTTAACGCAAACGACAAAAAGAATATTTTCATACAATGGTCTATTTATACACGAGTAATGAAACGATAAAGAAACAAAGATAAAAGAATAAAATAGAAAAATAAAAAGAAGGCACAAAAACACAAAATTTTATTACTTAAACTTTATGCTTTTGCACCTTCCTTAATAGTTATCTAATGTTATCTCTACTCTGGACGACTATAGTTAGGAGATTCACTTGTTATTGTAACATCATGTGGGTGACTTTCCATAACACCTGCATTGGTGATACGAGTAAATTTTGCCTCATGAAGTTTATCAATATTTGCCGCACCACAATATCCCATACCTGCACGTAAACCACCAGTAAGCTGATAAATCACCTCATAAAGGGTACCTTTATAGGGCACTCGGGCAGCAATTCCTTCGGGAACAAGCTTCTTTACATCAGTTTCTCCGCCTTGAAAGTAACGATCCTTAGAACCATTTTCCATCGCCTCAAGCGATCCCATCCCTCTATAGGATTTAAACTTTCTTCCATTAAATATAATTGTTTCGCCTGGACTTTCCTCTGTTCCGGCAACTAAAGAGCCTATCATCACGGAGTATCCTCCGGCGGCAAGCGCTTTTACTACATCACCGGAATAACGTAGTCCACCGTCAGCTATTAAAGGAACACCCGTTCCTCTCAACGCTTTTGCTACTTCATAAACGGCAGAAAGCTGAGGAACACCCACTCCTGCTACAACACGAGTAGTACAAATCGATCCTGGTCCGATACCTACTTTCACACCGTCAGCACCAGCTTCGGCTAACATTTTTGCAGCATCACCGGTTGCAATGTTACCTACCACAATATCAATATTTGGAAAGCGTTTTTTAGATTCAATCAAAACATCAACAACACCCTTTGAGTGTCCATGAGCCGTATCAATAACAATAGCGTCAGCTCCTGCATCGACCAATGCCTGCATACGTTCAAAAGTATCAGAGGTTACACCAACACCAGCTGCAACTCGCAGCCGACCTTTGGAGTCTTTACAAGCCATAGGTTTGTCTTTTGCTTTGGTTATATCCTTATAAGTAACCAAACCAATCAATCGGCCTTCTTTATCAACAACAGGAAGTTTCTCTATTTTATATCGTTGAAGAATTTGCGCAGCAGACTCAAGATCAGTAGATTGATTTGTCGTAACCAAGTTCTCCTTCGTCATTACTTCGTCAATATGCTTATGCATATCTCTCTCGAAACGAAGGTCTCTATTTGTCACAATACCAACCAAGAAGCGATCATCATCCACCACAGGGATGCCACCAATTTTATACTCTGCCATAAGAGCAAGAGCGTCGTAAACAGTAGAACCTTGTTTGATAGTTACCGGATCATAAATCATTCCATTCTCAGCACGCTTCACAATAGCAACTTGTTTCGCTTGATCTTTAATGGACATATTTTTATGAATCACTCCGATACCTCCTTCGCGTGCTATGGCAATAGCCATCTTAGCTTCGGTAACGGTATCCATAGCAGCCGTAACAAATGGGACTTTTAACTCAATGTTTCGTGAGAACTTTGTCGAAAGATCGACAGTGCGCGGTAAAACTTCAGAATAAGATGGGATTAACAAGACATCATCATAAGTCAATCCATCCATAACAATCTTATCAGCAATAAATGACATAGGGCTATGCGTTTAAAATTTATTGCGTGCAAATATACGGTTTTTATTCAAGCCTATGATCTTAATCGACTTGTTTTTTTGCTCCAAACCATAAAAAAGAGGAAACCGGCCATTCGCAGTGGCATCGGATATCTCCGTGCCTTTTAGCAAATCGCCGGCTTCTTCAATTCTTTATAAGTTTAGTTTGCCATTTCCGAGAAGAATTTAATCCGCACTAACCGCACTTCTTCCTCCGTGTAATCATCACCAAGTTCTGCAATAGCATCCTCTATTTTATCGGTAGTCGATTCTTTAAAATAATCATAAATGTCGAGCATGTGATCTTCATCCATAATTTCATCTAAGAAATAATCGATATTCAATTTTGTTCCCGAATAAACAATTGCCTCAACCTCATCTAGCAAATCACTAAATTCAATACCCTTTGAAAGAGCAATGTCATCCAAAGCCACTTTACGATCGATAGATTGAATGATTGAAACTTTCAACTTCGATTTATTAGCAACTGTGCGCACCCGAAGATCTTCAGGACGTTCTATTTCGTTCTCTTCGCAGTGCTTCTTTATTAGTACGCAGAAATCTTCACCGTAACGTTTGGCTTTTCCCGCACCTACCCCAGGTATATTTTGCAATTCATCCTGCGTAACCGGGTAGATAGTAGCCATCGCTTCAAGAGAAGGATCCTGAAAAATAACATAAGGCGGAACGCCTAATTTTTTAGATAGTTTTTTCCTTAAGTCCTTCAACATTGAATACAATGCCGGATCGACAGCGCAAGAGCCTCCACCTCTTGTTGGTGCTTCTTCTTCAACTTCATCAAAATCATTATCTTCAGTAATTTTGAATGACTTAGGGTGTTTTAGGAACTTATGCCCGGCTTCGGTAACCTTTAGGGTTCCGTAGTTCTCGACATCTTTACTCAAATAACCGGCAATAAGCGCTTGCCTAATAACAGCATTCCATGTTTTATCTTCTTCACCCATTCCTGAGCCAAAAACTTCAAGGTCTTCATGAAGATGCGCCTGCACTTCCGAAGTTTCTTTACCTTGCAATATATCAATAATATAGTCTGCTTTAAAATTCTCTTTAACAGCGATAATCGCTTCAATCACAGCACATAACGAATCTTGAGCCTCCACTTGCTTTTTCGGGTTTAAACAGTTGTCACAATTTCCACAATTTTCTTCCGTATATTCTTCGCCGAAGTAATGTAATAACGACTTACGGCGGCATACGGAAGACTCAGCATACGCAGCAGTCTCGAGCAGAAGCTGCTTGCCTATTTCCTGTTCTGCCACAGGTTTTCCTTGCATAAACTTTTCCAGTTTCTGCAAGTCTTTATTCGTATAGAAGGTTATACATTGTCCTTCACCACCGTCTCTGCCGGCGCGTCCGGTTTCTTGATAATAACCTTCCAGACTTTTAGGTA contains these protein-coding regions:
- the guaB gene encoding IMP dehydrogenase — translated: MSFIADKIVMDGLTYDDVLLIPSYSEVLPRTVDLSTKFSRNIELKVPFVTAAMDTVTEAKMAIAIAREGGIGVIHKNMSIKDQAKQVAIVKRAENGMIYDPVTIKQGSTVYDALALMAEYKIGGIPVVDDDRFLVGIVTNRDLRFERDMHKHIDEVMTKENLVTTNQSTDLESAAQILQRYKIEKLPVVDKEGRLIGLVTYKDITKAKDKPMACKDSKGRLRVAAGVGVTSDTFERMQALVDAGADAIVIDTAHGHSKGVVDVLIESKKRFPNIDIVVGNIATGDAAKMLAEAGADGVKVGIGPGSICTTRVVAGVGVPQLSAVYEVAKALRGTGVPLIADGGLRYSGDVVKALAAGGYSVMIGSLVAGTEESPGETIIFNGRKFKSYRGMGSLEAMENGSKDRYFQGGETDVKKLVPEGIAARVPYKGTLYEVIYQLTGGLRAGMGYCGAANIDKLHEAKFTRITNAGVMESHPHDVTITSESPNYSRPE
- the recQ gene encoding DNA helicase RecQ; amino-acid sequence: MAGKINLTDQLKKYFGFGKFKGNQEAIIQNLLDGNDTFVLMPTGGGKSLCYQLPSLTMKGTAIVISPLIALMKNQVDAMRNFSEEDGIAHFINSSLNKSAIDQVKSDILSGKTKLLYVAPESLTKDENVAFLRKVKISFYAVDEAHCISEWGHDFRPEYRRIRPIINEIGKAPVIALTATATPKVLHDIQKNLGMVDAKVFKSSFNRPNLYYEVRPKTVNIDREIIKFIKNNNEKSGIIYCLSRKKVEELAQILQANGINARAYHAGMDSATRTQNQDDFLMEKIDVIVATIAFGMGIDKPDVRYVIHYDIPKSLEGYYQETGRAGRDGGEGQCITFYTNKDLQKLEKFMQGKPVAEQEIGKQLLLETAAYAESSVCRRKSLLHYFGEEYTEENCGNCDNCLNPKKQVEAQDSLCAVIEAIIAVKENFKADYIIDILQGKETSEVQAHLHEDLEVFGSGMGEEDKTWNAVIRQALIAGYLSKDVENYGTLKVTEAGHKFLKHPKSFKITEDNDFDEVEEEAPTRGGGSCAVDPALYSMLKDLRKKLSKKLGVPPYVIFQDPSLEAMATIYPVTQDELQNIPGVGAGKAKRYGEDFCVLIKKHCEENEIERPEDLRVRTVANKSKLKVSIIQSIDRKVALDDIALSKGIEFSDLLDEVEAIVYSGTKLNIDYFLDEIMDEDHMLDIYDYFKESTTDKIEDAIAELGDDYTEEEVRLVRIKFFSEMAN